AATGGATCTCGGATCTGGAGTCTTGGAGATGTACATCTGCTTCCTTTCagaagtgaaaacacacactgatatacacCCAACATCACTATTAGTCCTGTTGGACAGTGTTCATGATGGTGGTGGAACTCACATTGATGAAGCTGACATTGAGCTCCTTGGCAGTGTAGCCTTTCTGCAGATTCCGTCGCACGTACAGATCGTAGTCACGGACGATGCGTGTGATGATGTCAGAGGTGGAGATGCCCTCTGTCCTTTGTGTAGCTGCAAACATGCCTGAAATGAGACGCTCCTTTATAAGTAATCAAGCTCAAGTAATCACTCAATCCAGTGCAGAACACTTTACCCCCTTCGGAATTGTACTAATTAATTAGCTCGACACCTACCAGCCTCCTTTATGTGCTTGTAAACGTCATCGATCTGGTCTGAAACGTATGGGATGTCGTCATGGGCAACAAAGTCAATCTGCATGACAGGATAAAAAACAGTCTGAGGTATTATTTCTGAATAGATTAGACCCAAGCTAATCTGTCATCTTTGAAACAGACACATACTCTGTGCTTGGCCAGGAACTCTGGTGTTAGTGTCCATGGGGCATCCCTGACCACCTCGTCCACGTAGCGACAGTGACTCACTGCATCGTAACGCTCGTCCTCGTTCATAACAGTAAAGCCTTTAAGCTTGTGCGTCAAAGCGTCACTGCATACTGTGAAAAGAGGTACAGACGTGATGCCGTTCCATAGTGAACACCTTATTTCGGGTTATTCGTCTGGGAATTAAAGCACaactccagaaaaaaaagtgatttcactaaaattaaaacattcaaTAAAGTCAAATTAATCAAATagtacacaaacactacacaaaaacTACAAAGCTGATGTAATGATGTATTTGTCTTAACACACTCCCTATTCGTGTAcatctatttttgttttcatagttcttatagatttaaatgttttcctGAATGCAGCACACAGAAACTGAGTGTTTCTAAGTGGCTTTCACTAAAACACATCCTTCCAGAAACTAAGCTGCGACCATTATTTATTGTGCAGTTCAGACTGTTCAGTTCACTCTGCCCACAGATCACAGCCATCATCAGTCACTGTAGAGTAGAGCTTATGATTAGAATAGAACTACATCATAATTCAAttagaactgtgtgtgttagctCAGTATATAATCTTGATAGTTAGATTTAAAATGAGTCTTGTTTAGCACtttcaaatatatatagtaCAAGACTGAGGATGTGAAAGAAGCAAAACAGGCTACATTACAaagaaatgctaaataaataaataaatatataaataaagacttGATGCTACATTATGTCAAGAATTTCTGCTCATTCTGTCATtctagtatgttttttttaaacacaaacctcTGTATAACTTTATTGTGTTATGATGACAAGATTTGGCCCTTGTGGACTAAATGAATCACTTAGTACAGGACAAGGTGGAATTTTATGCTACTTACCGCCGACGAGGAGATGAGTATTTGGAAAAAGGCTTTTAGCCTGCATCAGAGCTCGGGCATGTCCAGAATGAAACACGTCAAAGATCCCATCAGCATACACGCGAACTGCATGGCCCGGCAAACAATAAGATAAAAGACAACTTCTTCACTTAATGTCACCTATATACATAGATACAAAACGTTTGCTCAGGTTCACCTCTGTACTTATTCCTAGGTAAATAATACAGTTTGTTTCTGTACAGTGTTGGACTCCATTAAGTCAGTCCCACCATGAAAACGATCCGCCACAGGATCAATGCTGACTAAATATTATGTTAAAGCTAGATCATTCTTAGCATGGtagtgacatttatttatctaatgtATTAATAACAGCAGTGCTGCTGTACCCGATACACCTGCATCACACCACACTACCGTTTCAGTGTTAATGAGGTGCTGAAAATGAGCCGCCAGTACCGAAATATCTAATACacaatgagttttttttataatgataaATTAACCGTATGTCTAGTTAGGCAGTCTCTGaagataaaatatattgaaGGAAAGAGATGATGCATGCAAGCACCTGGTGTGCCACAGCAGGCTTCCTCCCAATTAACACGAGTGTATAGAGTGGATATAGGTTCCAGCTGGTCAGAAAAGGGTGCAGGATTTTTCAGGGTCTggaatacacacgcacacaaacacacacactaaatcaaCAATGAATTTGCTTTCAATATGTCACATTGAGCTACTGTGCTACTGTGTACTGAGCCACAGCTACTGGTAACCATTGTTCTCAAAGACCaaccactgatcaccattgttatcaatgaccaatcagtgatcgccattgttcccaatgaccaaccactgatcaccattgttatCAATGACCaaccactgatcaccattgttatCAATGACCaaccactgatcaccattgttatCAATGACCaaccactgatcaccattgttatCAATGACCaaccactgatcaccattgttatcaataaccaatcactgatcgccATTGTTCCCAATGACCACTTATCATTCACTTATTCCCTACAACTTATTAACATTGTATATATCTCTTTATTATTTCGTTAAAAATCTCTCTTCCTGGCATTGTGTATGTAACAAAAGTGGTTTATTCAAACTGTAACTATTTCCTTTATGACTATCTGGGTCTTGATAGAAATGACGTCTTAAGCTTGTATTGGGTGGCACGACATGTTTCTAAATGATGACATAATTTTAAAAGGAATTATATTAGAATCTATTCTTTTCCATTCTGAAAGacctctattctattctattaaatgGTTAGgaattaaaggtttttttttgtttttttttaaatgacatctgGAGACTTCTTGCACCTTTTTGAGCGTAATTGTTTTAAAAGCGTTGGCAAAACTTTATGAGTCTAATATCAAATGCCATAACTTTACTCACCGAAGACCTACGAGGGATTTTTCCACCTCGTTCTTCAGTGTCCATCTTTCCATTTGTGAcatctcttcttcttttccttgtGAATCCATGTGTCTCCATGGCCTAAATTTGGGAAAGCTTTAGGATTTAATAAAGTTAACTATCAGAGATTATGTGGGTTTGTGTGACAGAATAATTGGTTGCTTCAACTAAtgttaatacatatatatatattatatgtaatatatatatatatatatatatatatatatatatatatatatatatatatgtatgtaaacatatgtacagaaaGTAATATaggtatatgtttgtgtgtgtatatatatatatatatccagctCTGCCTCTTAAACAGTTGTTCATTACAAACTGAAGTTTACTACTTAATTTaatatagtaatagtagtagtaatatagtaaaagtagtagtaatagttaATTACTATTAAAACAGCACAAATATCCTGGGATACTGAAGAGGATTTAAATTCAATACCAATAAATACAGCATTAGCAAAACTGCTAAAGTGCAACAGCTTGAAAACATCATACAAACCCTGATAATAAGAGTTCAGTCTGGACTTAGAAGAAGCTTCAgcgttgactgtgtgtgtgtgtaaaaccgcTAACTAAAGCGATtaactacatttattttacatttatacatatttttctccacaacacaacaaaccCATAAACACTACTTCGACGTCTCCACAGAAACGGGCTGCACTCAACGGAAGTGACGACCTGTAACGTCACAGGAAGTCTTAATGCAAGCCGGAAGCTGAACGGTAGGAATTGAAAGTCAATTGATTCATGCTTCTGTatgtaatgtaacagtgtagtaTAGCGGTATATCATTTGTCATATTAGTTACTGTTGAAATGCTTGGCAGTATTTCAGCTGCTGGattaatgtgaatgtgtgtgatctGTAAAGACTGGGGTTTAGACTTTATGTATGCAGAGTCACATTAAACTCACTGAACGCCTCAGTACAgatttataaacacaataatactAATAGAATATTATTAGATTACAGTGTCTGCACATTGTTTTAGTGCCATAGCCTTAATACCATATACTTttacttttcaacaatgtccacacatctctgcccTGCTAtagtctttatatttattcactgtacatatgtttacatatatattacatactgtacatatgtttacatatacacctatatatatatatattacatactatacatatgtttacatataaaagtatatatattacatactgtacatatgtttacatataaaagtatatatattacatactgtacatatgtttacatataaaagtatatatattacatactatacatatgtttacatataaaagtatatatattacatactgtacatatgtttacatatacacctatatatattacatactgtacatatgtttacatatacacctatatatatatatattacatactatacatatgtttacatataaaagtatatatattacatactgtacatatgtttacatatacacctatatatattacatactgtacatatgtttacatatacacctatatatatatatattacatactatacatatgtttacatataaaagtatatatattacatactgtacatatgtttacatatacaagtatatatattacatactgtacatatgtttacatatacaagtatatattacatactgtacatatgtttacatatacacctatatatatatattacatactatacatatgtttacatataaaagtatatatattacatactgtacatatgtttacatatacaagtatatatattacatactgtacatatgtttacatatacaagtatatatattacatactgtacatatgtttacatataaaagtatatatattacatactgtacatatgtttacatatacaagtatatattatatgctgtacatatgtttacatatacacctatatatattacatactgtacatatgtttacatatacaagtatatattatatgctgtacatatgtttacatatacacctatatatattacatactatacatatgtttacatataaaagtatatatattacatactgtacatatgtttacatatacaagtatatatattacatactgtacatatgtttacatataaaagtatatattacatactgtacatatgtttacatatacaagtatatattacatactgtacatatgtttacatatacacctatatatatattacatactgtacatatgtttacatatacaagtatatattatatgctgtacatatgtttacatatacacctatatattacatactatacatatgtttacatataaaagtatatatattacatactgtacatatgtttacatatacaagtatatatattacatactgtacatatgtttacatatacaagtatatattatatactgtacatatgtttacatatacacctatatatattacatgctgtccATGTATTTgcatctatacacacatattacatgtatatatacatatgtacagtatattttgcatgctgtacatatgtttacatacatacttatatatattacatactgtacaaatatttatatatatatatatatatattacatgtatatatacatatgtacagtatatattacaaactgtacatatgtttacatatatgtatgtatatatgtgtgtgtgtgtatatatatatattacatactttacatatgtttacatgcaTAATTTCACTTGTGTTTACTATgcaattttgtgtgtttgtcatcAGTGCCATGATTAAGAGGTTTTCTGTCCTGATCGGGAGGGCTGTATCAGCCCATTGTCTTGATGTTCCAATGTACGCTCCACAACATGTACGATACCTGGCCGCTAAACCGGTAATATAATATACGCACAATACAGCTCAAAGAAACCTATATAATTAGTCTTAAGGAATCGAAAAGTTTGTAAAAATGTGTATGTAAACCATAGAGCAGTTTTAAAGACATTGAATGATAAATTGTCTAATTCTAAATTTCTTGCTTTTTCTAGGCTAGAGTACATGGCAAAGGTAAGAAGTTTATCATGAAACCAGTGAAATTAGAGAAACAGGAGAAGCAAGAAGTGGAGATCAAACAATCAATGACTGTGTCTCAACTTGCTGAGGCTATGAACAAAGACATAGATCATGTATATGAGGCTCTACTGaacacagctataaacatcAATGATCTGGAACCAGACACTGTGTTAGAGGAGAAGTGGCTAAAAGAGGCTATAAAGAGGTCTGGGATGAAGTACAAATGGGCCAAGATAGTGGAGAATGACGtcagagaaaacaaagacaTCCAGAGACAGCCACCACCAGATCCTGCTAACTTAGTGAATAGACCTCCAGTAGTAACTATTATGGGGCATGTGGATCATGGGAAGACGACACTGCTGGACAGCCTAAGGAAGAGCCAGATTGCTGTACAAGAGGCTGGAGGCATCACTCAACACACTGGAGCATTTCTGGTCCAGCTTCCTTCTGGTGAACTCATTACATTTCTGGACACTCCTGGACATGCAGCATTTTCTGCTATGAGGGCCCGTGGAGCCTTGGTTACTGATATCATCATTCTGGTGGTTGCAGCTGATGACGGCGTGATGAAGCAGACCATCGAGTCAATACAGCATGCCAAG
Above is a window of Tachysurus vachellii isolate PV-2020 chromosome 9, HZAU_Pvac_v1, whole genome shotgun sequence DNA encoding:
- the pcyt1ab gene encoding phosphate cytidylyltransferase 1A, choline b, yielding METHGFTRKRRRDVTNGKMDTEERGGKIPRRSSTLKNPAPFSDQLEPISTLYTRVNWEEACCGTPVRVYADGIFDVFHSGHARALMQAKSLFPNTHLLVGVCSDALTHKLKGFTVMNEDERYDAVSHCRYVDEVVRDAPWTLTPEFLAKHRIDFVAHDDIPYVSDQIDDVYKHIKEAGMFAATQRTEGISTSDIITRIVRDYDLYVRRNLQKGYTAKELNVSFINEKKYHLQKHVDKVKQKVRDVEEKSKVFVQRVEEKSIDLIQKWEEKSREFIGNFLQLFGPVGALKNMLAISPKPSPDSSPTREERSTSPTFRLPFFTKTLPSC